TTAATATAATTTATATATACATTTAACAAAGTTAGTGTAGTAAAATGTAATTATTAATGATATGGAAATGGGTGGAAATTTATGAAGAATTTTAATGAAGACGATGAAATTAATGAAAATAAGCTAAAAAATTTAATTATGATGAATTATACTCTAAGTCTGGAAAGAGAAATAGAGAAACTTAAAAATGATGCCGAAAAAAATAGTGAGAAATTAAATGAAAGCCAGGAACTCAATAAAAAAATTTTGCAGTTTATATATGGCTTATTTCATGAACTTAAGACACCTTTAAATGTTATCTTTTCTGCAGTACAGGTAATGTCATTATGTACGGAATATGAAAATGGAGGAACTTTAGAGAAACAGAGTCAGTATCTTAAAATAATAAAGCAAAATTGTTATAGACTTATGCGTCTTATAAATAACTTACAGGATTTAAGTAAATTGGATTCAGGATTTGCCAAATTGGAGTTGCACAACAGAAATATTGTAAGTTTTGTTGAAGATATTACTTTATCTTTAATTCCTTATGCTAAAGGCAAAGGTATAAATTTGATTTTTGATACCAATGTAGAAGAGAAGATTATGGCTTTAGATTATAATAAGATAGAGAGAATTATTTTAAATTTACTTTCAAATGCAATTAAATTTACGCCTGAAAAAGGTACTATATGCATAGGGGTTGAAGACGAAGACGATAATGTATATATAAGTGTAAAAGATACAGGTGTAGGAATACCTAAGGATAAGTTTAAATTTGTATTTGAGAAATTCAAGCAGTGTGATAAATCACCTATAAATGGGAAAATTGGAAACGGCATAGGACTTTATCTTGTAAAATGTTTTACTGAAATGCATGGAGGCAAAGTTAGCGTAAAGAGTATTTTAGGACAGGGAAGTACATTTACTGTAAAGCTTCCTGTTAAAGTTGTAGAAGAAAAATTAAATGATATAATTTACAGTGATGATGTGGATGAACAGCTCAATATAGAATTTTCGGATATATGTCCTAAAAATTAATGTCCATACTACGTTTATTTTACAAATTATAAATGTTATAATTGTTGTGGTAAAAAAGGCGGTGATAGTATGGATGAAATTGCGGGAACTGGATGTGATATATTAGTCCCTTTTAATGAAAGAAAACCCTTAAAAGACATAGAACATAGTATTACAAAAAGATATAGAAAGCATATATGGTCTAAATTTGTAAGGGCAATAAGTGAGTTTAAACTGGTAGAAGAAGGAGATAAAGTTGCGGTAGCAGTGTCTGGTGGAAAAGACAGCTTGACTATGGCCAAATTGTTTCAGGAACTTCAAAAGCATTGGAAAGTAAATTTTGAATTGGAATTTATTGCTATGGACCCGGGATATCATGAAGATATAAAAAAACTTTTAGTCAGTAATTGTGAATATTTAAACATTCCAGTGCACATTTTTGAGTCCGGTATATTTAATGTGGTAGATAATATTGCAAAGGATTATCCTTGTTATATGTGTGCAAAAATGCGCAGAGGTGCACTGTATTCTAAAGCAAAAGAACTTGGCTGCAATAAGCTTGCACTTGGGCATCACTTTAATGACGTTATAGAAACAACTCTTTTAAATATATTTTATTCGGGAAGCTTTAAAACCATGATGCCAAAATTAAGGTCTCAAAATTATGAAGGAATAGAACTTATAAGACCTCTTTATTATGTAGAAGAATCTTACATTGAGCGTTTCATACAATCAAGTGGCATATGGCCTCTCAACTGCGCCTGTATGGTTGCAGCAAAAAGAATAGGGAACAAGCGTTATGAAATTAAGGACATGATAAAGAAGTTGAAGAAGAATTTTAATAAGGATATAGATAAATTAATTTTCCACGCGGTTGAAAATGTAAATATGGATTCTATATTAGGCTGGGAAAAGGATGGAGAAAAGCATTCATTTATAGAGTCTTATGAAAGAAATAGTTAATAATTGAAAAACCAAAATTTAATAAATTGTGAACTGTGCATTGAAAAAGTTGTCAATTGTGAACCGTGCATTGTGAATTGTGAATTGATAAAGGGTGTGTCAAATGCTGAAAATATGGGGAAAATTAGTTAAGCAAAATAAAATAGTAAAAGATGAAGTAGTTGTATTAGAGGGCGGAGAAAATTATCAGGAAAATTTGAAAAGTTGTATTCTAGAATTATGCAGAAAATTTGACATTGAAAAACCCTATTGGCTTCCTATTAATTTAGAAGAATATAACAGGAGAAGTAAGACATCTTTTAATTCCGATAATTTTATAGATGAATTTGAATTTGATAAATTTGAAATAGAAGAAATTCACGATGAAAAATAAAGAGATCCTATGAAAAGGAACTCTTTATTTTTTACACTAATTGTGAACTGTGAACTGTGCATTGAATAAATTTAGTCAAAAATGGTCACAAATTTTACAGAATATATGTCTGCTAGTTCTCTTGTATTTGTTTCTGTGTTTTTTATTATTATATAGCTAATTCCCACACTGTCCAATATTCCGGTACGGTCCTGGAGTGTTCCTGTACCCAAAAGGAAAGTTACTCTTACTTTTTTACCTATTTGGGTTCTTAAGTAACCTTGAGTATAATTCGTGTCTTGTTGTACTGGAGAACCTGGAGCCATTTCAAAAGGATTAGGGGATGGTGTTGGTGGAGGAGATGGCATTGGCGTTTGTCGGATTTCATCACTGGAGTCAAATTCAGGCATTTCAGGTTCAGGTTCAGGAGTCATGGGCATAGTCCTAAAGTAATTGGGATAATTTGAAATCATTAAAATACCTCCATATTTATTAATAATCAAGTTTTAGCATATAGTTCTGTTGGATTGTAAAAGCAGTGCTTTGCTACTTTTACTTGGAAACTTCCTGTGCCAGTGTAGGGAAAAAGCCACGGACATGGGGCAAAGGGATTGAAGTACCAGAGAGAGTATCCTACAGTAAATAACCGGTTGCCTGCAAGTGCCCAATCTGCTATGTCATAGTGTATTTGTTCAGGAACAACTGACCAGATATTTTGAGGATTGGGAACGCCCCCTAGTTCAGTACGCATACAGTCAAACTGCCCTTTCTGATAAAGTACTTTCCTAAGGTCGCCTTGACCTAGTCTCTGATATTCGCCATAGGGTACTCTAACTCTATTCATAATGGTAGTTGCTACTGCTTTCATGCCATTTTCCCCTTCACCGCCTGCCTCACATTTTATAATCCTGGCCAGCAGCTCTCTATATGAAAATGCCATGATTTCACCTCGTATATTTTGCTTACAATATTAGTGTATTTAAAAAGGTAGTAAAAAGTTACAACCAGTATTTAGAAATAGTAATATATCTACCAAAAAATTTTATATTGTCTATAAAAAAAGCTGTTATTGTTATATAATTAATTTATATATGTTAATAATTAATTGAAGGAGAGGTAAACTAATGTTGAAAAAGAGAAGGTTTTTAAGCCCTATATTGACTGCCCTTGTACTATCAGTCACTTTAGGCGCTGCAAATGTACAAGCTGCTACAGTAAAGAGAACAGATGGCGGGGCCGGAGGGAGAATAGGCACAGCCAATCAAGTAGCTTTAGATTTGTTTAGTAAATCTCAAAATGTAATATTGGTAAATGGATACGGATATGCAGATGCAGTAAGTGCTACGCCTTTGGCAAAGCAGCTTAATGCCCCAATACTTTTAACTCATGGAGATACTTTGGAATCTGAAGTTGCTTCAACTATAAGCAGTTTGGGGGCAACAAAAGTATATATAGTTGGAGGTACAGGAGTTGTATCTACAGATGTAGAGAACACTTTAAAAGATAAATATGATGTAGAACGTATAGCTGGCGTTACGGACAACACTAGAATGGGAACCAATGCAGAAGTTGCCAAAAAAGTTCTTAGTATGAGCAATCAGAAAAACGCAATACTGGTAAATGGACAGGATGGATATGCAGATTCACTTTCAGTAGCTTCAATTGCAGCTCAAAAAGGATATCCTGTATTATTTGCATCTAAAACTCAAGTAGCACCTATAGTTAAAGATGTAATAACTTCCAAAGGGTTAACTATACAAGCAGTAGGCGGAAGTGGAGTCTTGCCACAAGATGTAGTAACTTCTGTAAATGGAACTAAAGTTACAAGTGATGCA
The genomic region above belongs to Clostridium sp. AWRP and contains:
- a CDS encoding HAMP domain-containing sensor histidine kinase yields the protein MKNFNEDDEINENKLKNLIMMNYTLSLEREIEKLKNDAEKNSEKLNESQELNKKILQFIYGLFHELKTPLNVIFSAVQVMSLCTEYENGGTLEKQSQYLKIIKQNCYRLMRLINNLQDLSKLDSGFAKLELHNRNIVSFVEDITLSLIPYAKGKGINLIFDTNVEEKIMALDYNKIERIILNLLSNAIKFTPEKGTICIGVEDEDDNVYISVKDTGVGIPKDKFKFVFEKFKQCDKSPINGKIGNGIGLYLVKCFTEMHGGKVSVKSILGQGSTFTVKLPVKVVEEKLNDIIYSDDVDEQLNIEFSDICPKN
- a CDS encoding ATP-binding protein; the encoded protein is MDEIAGTGCDILVPFNERKPLKDIEHSITKRYRKHIWSKFVRAISEFKLVEEGDKVAVAVSGGKDSLTMAKLFQELQKHWKVNFELEFIAMDPGYHEDIKKLLVSNCEYLNIPVHIFESGIFNVVDNIAKDYPCYMCAKMRRGALYSKAKELGCNKLALGHHFNDVIETTLLNIFYSGSFKTMMPKLRSQNYEGIELIRPLYYVEESYIERFIQSSGIWPLNCACMVAAKRIGNKRYEIKDMIKKLKKNFNKDIDKLIFHAVENVNMDSILGWEKDGEKHSFIESYERNS
- a CDS encoding cell wall hydrolase, with protein sequence MAFSYRELLARIIKCEAGGEGENGMKAVATTIMNRVRVPYGEYQRLGQGDLRKVLYQKGQFDCMRTELGGVPNPQNIWSVVPEQIHYDIADWALAGNRLFTVGYSLWYFNPFAPCPWLFPYTGTGSFQVKVAKHCFYNPTELYAKT
- a CDS encoding cell wall-binding repeat-containing protein; its protein translation is MLKKRRFLSPILTALVLSVTLGAANVQAATVKRTDGGAGGRIGTANQVALDLFSKSQNVILVNGYGYADAVSATPLAKQLNAPILLTHGDTLESEVASTISSLGATKVYIVGGTGVVSTDVENTLKDKYDVERIAGVTDNTRMGTNAEVAKKVLSMSNQKNAILVNGQDGYADSLSVASIAAQKGYPVLFASKTQVAPIVKDVITSKGLTIQAVGGSGVLPQDVVTSVNGTKVTSDADCANRFATNLAVLNYFKNNGGLDFSTIYVAAGGAAQDQFADALVASAAAAKTGSPLVLTGSGAGQEQVINANSYIFANAKDNSNVVIIGGTSSVSQDIQSTLQSTDDLQIIGIE